From the Alkalibacter rhizosphaerae genome, one window contains:
- a CDS encoding RnfABCDGE type electron transport complex subunit G, translating into MREIVRLSLVLFVIAAISALLLGATNYVTRDIIAEQIRVQNEQARIEVLGEADAFEQMDPAQLRSLVENLGFENPEIMEEVYIGKKSGEIIGYTFKSLPKGYGGNITVLTGIALDGTVTGMRVVSHSETPGLGAKSTEPAFMDQFQGLSAGEPVSVIKSGTSQGNEVNAITGSTITSQGVTDGVNASIEVFGELNK; encoded by the coding sequence ATGCGTGAAATAGTACGGTTGTCTTTGGTCTTGTTTGTCATAGCTGCCATCTCCGCCTTGTTGTTGGGTGCGACCAATTACGTAACAAGAGACATCATAGCAGAACAGATCCGGGTCCAGAATGAACAGGCCAGGATCGAAGTATTGGGGGAAGCGGATGCCTTTGAACAAATGGATCCGGCCCAACTTCGTTCCCTGGTGGAAAATCTGGGTTTTGAAAATCCGGAGATCATGGAAGAAGTGTATATTGGGAAAAAGAGCGGAGAGATCATTGGCTATACCTTCAAATCCTTGCCGAAAGGATACGGAGGCAATATAACGGTCCTTACCGGCATTGCCTTGGATGGAACCGTCACCGGCATGCGGGTGGTCAGCCACAGCGAGACACCTGGTTTGGGAGCCAAATCCACGGAGCCGGCGTTTATGGACCAGTTCCAGGGTTTGTCCGCAGGCGAACCTGTGTCCGTTATCAAGAGCGGAACGTCCCAGGGCAATGAAGTGAACGCCATCACCGGTTCCACCATTACTTCCCAGGGCGTGACCGACGGTGTGAATGCTTCCATTGAAGTGTTCGGCGAACTTAATAAGTAG